The following are encoded in a window of Thalassotalea euphylliae genomic DNA:
- a CDS encoding HlyD family secretion protein, producing the protein MSAEKTFKRWMGSLIVLFILLFAYIVVADRHAPLTSEGRVQSYVVQLSPEITGNVVDVHVHNNQQVKKGDVIISIDRRKFEIALDKAKLSLQSAIDQENTLYSQREAAQARIARAKATYNNAELEHTRIEKLFGQALISKAQLDNALAALQVASANLRAEQESLNVVESQLGEARGQSTPVKIARNSIEQAELDLQYTQILAPNDGIVTNLQVQKGTIARANQPILTFVPTETMWVTADFREKSLANTTQGNGAFVTFDAFPGKIYRFSLASRDFGISAVQQAPDGKLAKVEVNNRWVRDAQRIRVNFDSEDELPSGLFVGSRATVTIYPSNSDFWSMMAKAQIKLVSWYHYIY; encoded by the coding sequence TTGTCTGCTGAAAAAACGTTTAAGCGCTGGATGGGGTCATTAATTGTCCTATTTATTTTACTATTTGCATATATTGTTGTTGCAGATCGCCATGCGCCACTAACAAGTGAAGGTCGTGTACAAAGCTATGTAGTTCAGCTATCACCTGAAATCACAGGTAACGTCGTTGACGTGCATGTTCACAACAACCAGCAGGTCAAAAAAGGCGACGTTATTATCTCGATTGATCGCCGTAAGTTTGAAATTGCGTTGGATAAAGCCAAGCTATCCTTGCAGTCGGCCATTGATCAAGAGAACACCCTTTACTCGCAACGTGAAGCAGCACAAGCGCGAATCGCACGTGCTAAAGCGACCTACAATAATGCTGAGCTTGAACATACCCGTATTGAAAAACTATTTGGCCAAGCCTTAATTTCAAAAGCGCAACTAGACAACGCGCTTGCCGCGTTGCAAGTTGCTTCAGCAAACCTAAGAGCTGAGCAAGAGAGCCTCAACGTCGTTGAAAGCCAATTAGGTGAAGCACGCGGTCAAAGTACTCCAGTTAAAATCGCACGCAATAGCATTGAACAGGCAGAGCTTGACTTGCAGTACACGCAAATTCTTGCGCCAAACGATGGTATCGTCACTAACTTGCAGGTACAAAAAGGTACTATCGCAAGAGCCAACCAACCAATCTTAACCTTTGTTCCAACTGAAACTATGTGGGTAACGGCAGACTTTCGTGAAAAGTCGTTGGCCAATACCACACAGGGCAACGGTGCTTTTGTTACCTTTGACGCTTTTCCGGGCAAAATTTATCGCTTTAGCTTAGCAAGCCGAGATTTTGGTATTTCAGCCGTACAGCAAGCGCCTGATGGTAAACTAGCAAAAGTTGAAGTGAACAATCGCTGGGTACGAGACGCGCAGCGTATTCGCGTTAACTTTGACAGTGAAGATGAATTACCTTCAGGCTTATTCGTGGGCTCACGTGCAACGGTGACCATCTACCCAAGTAATAGCGATTTCTGGTCAATGATGGCAAAAGCACAAATTAAATTAGTGAGCTGGTATCACTACATTTACTAA
- a CDS encoding DUF2955 domain-containing protein has protein sequence MKAMRIWFVSSLGLALSMIFDWNYGFLAVLIPAFVLNLEKGFGLPFIVMLVFSIIFGSAEATIILELFQAHPLLLTGAVAIFMLIKCIAMMHQITYLFGFMGIFIGSMVFNYASYDYFDITDFNINMWIIALISVLNYLLAHWLFSDPKGTEPAPEEDPFAAKTEAEKIAQVAMGWVVAMSLFFVFQTMDLIDSLPVLVSVVIMLSPLSLQGGIGVGKVRVIGTALGCIMGLVLHVMLGKWINNPLLFWLGFTILMGVISLLFNKGMIPSAIGFSATSAFSVPLTTAFIPGQQDATFSILYRFSSIFVGVVVLVMVMTVAHQSINKFIIGPKQKRAARKLGDKKPA, from the coding sequence ATGAAAGCAATGCGTATTTGGTTTGTCAGCTCACTTGGGTTGGCACTGAGCATGATTTTCGACTGGAACTACGGCTTCTTGGCCGTACTCATTCCAGCCTTCGTGCTTAACTTAGAAAAAGGTTTTGGCCTGCCATTCATTGTCATGCTGGTGTTTTCCATCATTTTTGGCTCAGCCGAAGCAACCATTATTCTCGAGCTATTCCAAGCGCATCCGTTATTACTCACCGGCGCCGTTGCCATCTTTATGCTGATAAAATGCATTGCCATGATGCACCAAATTACTTACTTATTTGGTTTTATGGGGATCTTTATTGGCTCTATGGTGTTTAATTACGCCAGCTATGACTACTTTGATATTACCGATTTTAATATCAACATGTGGATTATCGCACTCATTAGTGTCCTCAACTATTTACTCGCGCACTGGCTGTTTTCTGATCCCAAGGGCACTGAACCTGCGCCGGAAGAAGACCCTTTTGCCGCCAAAACGGAAGCGGAAAAAATTGCACAAGTTGCAATGGGCTGGGTTGTTGCCATGAGCTTATTCTTTGTTTTCCAAACTATGGATCTTATTGATTCACTACCAGTACTTGTATCAGTGGTTATTATGCTGTCACCACTGAGTCTGCAAGGTGGTATTGGCGTTGGTAAAGTGCGTGTTATTGGCACGGCACTAGGTTGTATTATGGGGCTTGTCCTGCATGTAATGTTAGGCAAATGGATAAATAACCCACTGCTATTCTGGCTTGGTTTCACTATTTTGATGGGCGTGATTAGCCTGCTATTTAACAAAGGCATGATCCCATCGGCGATAGGCTTTTCGGCGACATCAGCATTTTCAGTTCCGTTGACAACCGCATTTATTCCAGGCCAGCAAGATGCCACCTTCTCAATTCTCTATCGCTTTAGCTCTATCTTTGTTGGTGTTGTGGTTTTGGTCATGGTGATGACCGTTGCCCACCAAAGCATTAACAAGTTTATTATTGGCCCTAAGCAAAAGCGTGCAGCGCGCAAGCTTGGCGATAAAAAGCCAGCTTAG
- a CDS encoding EAL domain-containing protein, with the protein MMMLISMIVLTSSTLFIYRHEIKQIEASEISTVQIQASLISATIESALAFNDLPTVRDTLRLINNKNGIEYVAVLLADNTMFAESDKNTQLKPATLNLNNSPLMMANYFDVVEPVTLEGELLGHVYIRANVDKINDKRAYYQKVILSVLLLSLLLTYVLARLLQRIITVPLASMVEHVEQISEKKDYQGRLSLTSQDEFSTLANGFNHMLDVVQEREDKLTQHSSNLQKLVDERTKQLYQQANFDSLTQLPNRHLLMTRLDGAINRAQSNGHQLAVLFMDIDRFKIINDSLGHNVGDQLLQKIASRLSRLSDYSGRTSDVVARLGGDEFVYLIEQLPHEAEATNIAHLINDLFLQPVKLQDRELHVSTSVGIGIYPEHGEDSTTLLKNADASMYYAKAKGPGSYSVYSKEMNILSYKRLELENNLRNAVANNELFLVYQPQVSLSNSGYRKAEALLRWHNPQLGRVSPADFIPVAEEIGYINELGKWVIASACQQLKKWQGQGITDLVVGVNISSSHLLAPDLYDFIQAQVTQAGIGYHQLELEITEDVFLDHSTTTITQLKRLQALGIRIAIDDFGTGYSSLQYLKNLPVDTLKLDGMFVNDLEENESSRGIACSTILLAHSLKLKLVAECVENQAQLDFLNKHGCDFVQGYYLHRPLTAQQLTETFLEKSLLTEV; encoded by the coding sequence ATGATGATGCTTATCAGCATGATTGTACTAACCAGTTCAACATTGTTTATTTACCGTCACGAAATTAAGCAGATAGAAGCGTCAGAAATTAGTACTGTGCAAATACAGGCGTCTTTGATTAGCGCTACGATTGAGTCTGCGCTTGCCTTTAACGACCTGCCGACCGTGCGAGATACCCTGCGGTTAATCAACAATAAGAACGGTATTGAATACGTCGCAGTATTGCTTGCTGACAATACTATGTTTGCCGAATCTGATAAAAATACCCAGCTAAAGCCAGCGACGCTTAACCTCAACAATAGCCCATTGATGATGGCAAACTACTTTGATGTGGTTGAGCCAGTAACACTTGAAGGTGAATTGCTTGGGCATGTGTATATTCGCGCCAATGTTGACAAAATTAACGATAAACGAGCCTATTATCAAAAGGTTATTCTGAGCGTTTTGCTCTTGAGTTTACTTTTAACCTACGTGCTTGCAAGGCTGTTACAGCGGATTATTACTGTGCCGTTGGCATCGATGGTGGAACACGTTGAACAAATAAGTGAGAAAAAAGATTATCAAGGGCGCCTTAGCTTAACTAGCCAAGATGAGTTTTCGACCTTAGCAAATGGTTTTAATCATATGCTTGATGTCGTGCAAGAGCGCGAAGATAAGCTTACTCAGCACAGCTCAAATTTGCAAAAACTAGTCGATGAGCGCACTAAGCAACTTTATCAACAAGCCAACTTCGACTCGCTCACACAACTACCTAATCGCCATTTATTGATGACACGCTTAGATGGTGCCATTAATAGGGCACAAAGTAATGGCCACCAGCTGGCGGTGCTATTTATGGACATCGATCGCTTCAAAATTATCAATGATAGTTTAGGGCACAATGTGGGCGATCAACTATTGCAGAAAATAGCCAGTCGATTGTCTCGATTAAGTGATTATAGTGGCCGAACTTCTGATGTGGTAGCAAGACTTGGTGGTGATGAATTTGTTTACTTAATCGAGCAACTCCCACATGAAGCGGAAGCAACTAACATTGCGCACTTGATTAATGATCTATTTTTGCAGCCAGTTAAGCTGCAAGACAGAGAATTGCATGTTAGTACGAGCGTTGGTATTGGTATCTACCCTGAACACGGTGAAGATAGCACTACGCTGCTGAAAAATGCTGACGCTAGTATGTATTATGCTAAAGCCAAAGGCCCGGGAAGCTATAGCGTTTACAGCAAAGAAATGAATATTTTGTCGTACAAGCGGCTTGAACTCGAAAATAATCTTCGCAATGCTGTAGCGAACAATGAGCTTTTCCTTGTATATCAGCCTCAGGTATCCCTGAGTAACAGCGGCTACCGAAAAGCCGAGGCTCTATTGCGTTGGCATAACCCTCAACTTGGCCGTGTTAGCCCTGCTGACTTTATTCCTGTTGCAGAAGAGATTGGCTACATTAACGAGTTGGGCAAATGGGTCATTGCCAGTGCCTGCCAACAGCTCAAAAAGTGGCAAGGGCAAGGGATAACGGATTTAGTAGTCGGTGTTAACATTTCTTCTAGCCATTTATTAGCACCCGATTTATACGACTTTATTCAAGCACAAGTGACCCAAGCTGGGATTGGTTACCATCAGCTTGAACTGGAAATTACCGAAGACGTGTTTTTAGACCATTCAACCACAACTATCACTCAGCTAAAGCGATTACAAGCGCTAGGTATTCGCATTGCCATAGACGACTTTGGTACTGGCTATTCTTCGCTACAGTATTTGAAAAACCTGCCCGTTGATACCTTAAAGCTCGATGGTATGTTTGTGAATGACTTAGAGGAAAACGAGTCAAGTCGCGGGATCGCGTGCTCTACTATTTTGCTTGCCCATAGTTTGAAGTTAAAACTGGTCGCTGAGTGTGTAGAAAACCAAGCACAACTAGATTTTCTCAACAAGCACGGTTGTGATTTTGTGCAAGGCTACTATTTGCATCGACCGCTAACCGCTCAGCAGCTTACCGAAACCTTCTTAGAAAAGTCTTTGCTAACCGAGGTCTAG
- a CDS encoding YfiR family protein — MFQLITQRVQNVRLAILALILALVPLTHSSANDEISTKYQVMAGFLLQLPSYVQWADNSSEIHLCLVGDDMFGGFIDQVLAAKVAKGASTSIQINRIPQGESLERCHLAFFSSLPSAGYLATQQRVLLVGQHEDFIDAGGMVNFYLAQSRLKFEINLTKVKQQGLAMSSQLLKLAKITGR; from the coding sequence ATGTTTCAGTTAATTACTCAACGCGTTCAAAACGTTAGGTTAGCAATACTCGCGTTAATTTTAGCGCTAGTACCACTGACGCATTCGAGTGCTAATGATGAAATTAGCACAAAATATCAGGTAATGGCTGGCTTCTTACTGCAATTACCTAGCTATGTGCAGTGGGCAGATAACTCTAGCGAAATTCACTTGTGCTTGGTCGGTGACGATATGTTTGGTGGCTTTATTGATCAAGTACTTGCCGCGAAAGTGGCAAAAGGCGCATCAACTAGCATACAAATTAATCGTATACCACAAGGCGAAAGCCTTGAGCGATGCCATCTTGCTTTTTTTAGTAGTTTGCCAAGTGCTGGATATCTGGCCACACAACAACGTGTATTGCTTGTTGGCCAACATGAAGACTTTATTGATGCTGGTGGAATGGTGAACTTCTATTTGGCACAAAGCAGGCTAAAATTTGAGATTAATTTAACCAAAGTGAAGCAGCAAGGGCTAGCAATGAGCTCTCAACTGTTAAAACTAGCGAAAATTACTGGACGATAA
- a CDS encoding transporter, with protein MDYPCSSTLKIVVPLLMASSLTSFQLHANTPSEMADMSLQQLLSLTIEDAATLNKRWQASVLYKQMRLDGYMTGSTDLSNEEVLFRPGEVRTDSNYPILPTVITQEAVISQLAYRIDENQSIGLSIPLIRQSTDHISIVPNYPEFTIDSQGLGDLAIDYKAVLFRDLTRKVTYSVGASLPTGSIDQKGDTPRAAGDQQLPYTMQLGSGTWDFVGGLGYQHTLGDWRLGADLFVKLRTGKNDRDYRLGNRFALSTWARLTINDSIQPFAKVSYHDWGSINGRDDEITVPGPFPYPANITNPNNYGGRQVNTAAGVEFTLADHTISLEYSLPVYQSLNGVQTKEKGNAAVRWQTEF; from the coding sequence ATGGATTATCCTTGTAGTTCTACTTTAAAAATTGTTGTTCCTTTGTTAATGGCATCGTCATTAACCTCTTTTCAATTGCATGCAAATACCCCGTCAGAAATGGCTGACATGAGTTTACAGCAGTTACTTTCGCTTACCATTGAAGATGCGGCTACTTTAAATAAACGTTGGCAGGCAAGTGTATTATATAAGCAAATGCGCTTAGATGGTTATATGACAGGTAGCACCGACCTGAGCAACGAAGAAGTATTGTTTCGTCCAGGTGAAGTTCGCACCGACAGTAACTACCCGATACTACCAACGGTGATTACGCAAGAAGCAGTGATTTCGCAGCTGGCTTATCGCATCGATGAAAATCAATCAATTGGTTTATCCATTCCACTCATCCGCCAAAGCACAGATCATATTAGTATTGTGCCCAACTACCCTGAATTTACGATTGATTCACAGGGGTTAGGTGATTTGGCAATTGATTATAAAGCGGTGTTATTCCGTGATTTAACGCGCAAAGTTACCTATTCAGTTGGTGCTTCACTACCCACAGGGTCGATTGATCAAAAAGGTGATACCCCAAGGGCTGCTGGCGACCAACAGCTCCCTTATACCATGCAGCTTGGCTCGGGTACTTGGGATTTTGTCGGTGGCTTGGGCTATCAACACACGCTTGGTGATTGGCGTTTGGGTGCAGACTTATTTGTAAAACTTAGAACGGGTAAGAACGATCGCGATTACCGTTTAGGTAATCGATTTGCGTTATCCACTTGGGCGCGCTTAACAATCAATGACAGCATTCAGCCGTTTGCCAAAGTCAGTTATCACGATTGGGGCAGCATTAATGGCCGTGATGATGAAATAACGGTACCAGGTCCTTTCCCTTATCCAGCCAATATTACGAATCCGAATAACTATGGTGGTCGCCAAGTGAATACGGCTGCTGGCGTAGAGTTTACGTTAGCAGATCATACAATTTCATTGGAATATAGTTTGCCCGTTTACCAATCGCTAAACGGTGTTCAGACCAAAGAAAAAGGCAATGCGGCAGTGCGTTGGCAAACTGAGTTTTAA
- a CDS encoding DUF2999 family protein, whose protein sequence is MNPIIQVLQTNNIAEDQIKGIFAELTTNPLMAMNTIAGLGIPQEQLQPVMMQVMTNPGLIKEAVEELGLDVEAMEKAKQAFKQGQ, encoded by the coding sequence ATGAATCCAATTATCCAAGTTTTACAAACGAATAACATTGCTGAAGATCAAATCAAAGGAATTTTTGCGGAATTAACAACCAACCCTCTAATGGCGATGAATACTATTGCTGGCCTTGGGATCCCACAAGAACAATTACAACCAGTAATGATGCAAGTGATGACCAATCCTGGCTTAATTAAAGAAGCCGTTGAAGAATTGGGATTAGATGTTGAGGCGATGGAAAAAGCAAAACAAGCCTTTAAACAAGGTCAATAA
- a CDS encoding LysR family transcriptional regulator: MNLLSKIDIRQLQVLKALLEKRNLSKVADQLGISQQAVSEQLKKLRHNFDDRLFIRTSNGVVPTPFAQSLQTKVTRALASIEDLLIAEEFDPKTISTTFTICSTDLEQTVILPKFLTLLRKHAPKVKLAVKTLSLDDIDSSLLTGKVDLVITNPMFAPNNYPSTTLYQEQYLCVASKDNQDIAVQSSISDVAKIPQLVVSPSRGEFSGAANKWFADQGHPRNVVLSVPTFTAAKACIAHSDLCGFIPARLLPDPTLKIISLDKQVPGFDVIAVWHQRSSQDKLHTYIRELLMQAASE; this comes from the coding sequence GTGAATCTTTTATCTAAAATTGATATTCGACAATTGCAGGTGCTCAAAGCCCTGCTGGAAAAGCGCAACCTGTCAAAAGTAGCAGATCAACTTGGCATCAGTCAGCAAGCTGTAAGCGAACAACTAAAGAAGCTTCGCCACAATTTTGATGATCGCTTATTTATACGCACCAGTAATGGTGTTGTGCCAACGCCATTCGCGCAATCACTGCAAACAAAAGTGACTAGAGCACTGGCGAGCATTGAAGATCTTTTGATCGCAGAAGAGTTCGACCCAAAAACCATTAGTACAACATTTACAATCTGCTCTACTGATCTTGAGCAAACCGTGATACTGCCAAAATTTCTTACCCTATTGCGCAAACATGCGCCCAAGGTGAAGCTGGCAGTAAAAACATTAAGCCTAGATGATATCGACTCTAGTTTGCTTACCGGCAAGGTGGATTTGGTAATAACTAACCCGATGTTTGCACCGAATAACTACCCGAGCACAACGCTTTATCAAGAGCAATATTTATGTGTTGCCTCGAAAGATAACCAAGATATAGCTGTTCAGTCGAGCATTAGCGATGTCGCAAAGATCCCTCAACTGGTAGTGTCACCATCAAGAGGAGAATTTAGTGGCGCAGCCAATAAATGGTTTGCCGATCAAGGTCACCCGAGAAATGTCGTACTTTCCGTACCAACCTTTACCGCGGCTAAGGCATGTATCGCGCATAGTGATTTATGTGGATTTATACCTGCTCGCTTGCTACCCGATCCAACGTTGAAAATTATTAGCTTAGACAAACAAGTCCCGGGGTTTGATGTCATTGCCGTATGGCATCAACGTTCAAGCCAAGACAAACTGCATACGTATATTCGCGAACTACTAATGCAAGCTGCGAGTGAATAG
- a CDS encoding LysR family transcriptional regulator has product MKANLDDIYLFSQTVLHEGISAAAHANGLQRSKVSRRLRMLEEALGTELLIRTTRNIELTTQGKELFALTKQPLEQILEGVNALAGDLDELSGKLRIAIPSALMSTNLFNNILTEYIETYPDINIEVENYQEGVDLKRQSFDIQVLPSVVKVADTSYVQFSILPYRCHLVASPDYLARHNKISSPLDLKEHRILTNRYNADLLAPHLNIALKSDDLYVLLNMATSGTGIAFLPKVNTRISIEQGALVEVLTGMNYPEQHLTLIYPSSSYLPRKVKALIDIFREKYS; this is encoded by the coding sequence ATGAAAGCTAATCTAGACGATATTTACTTATTTTCTCAAACAGTTCTGCATGAAGGCATAAGCGCGGCGGCACATGCCAACGGTTTGCAGCGCTCGAAGGTTAGTCGTCGATTGCGAATGTTGGAAGAAGCGCTTGGTACTGAGTTACTAATTCGTACAACTCGTAACATTGAATTAACAACTCAAGGTAAGGAGTTGTTTGCCTTAACCAAGCAGCCACTTGAGCAAATACTCGAAGGTGTGAATGCGCTGGCAGGAGACTTAGACGAGCTATCAGGGAAATTGCGTATTGCGATACCCTCGGCGCTAATGAGTACTAACTTATTCAACAATATATTAACGGAATACATTGAAACGTATCCAGACATTAATATTGAAGTTGAAAACTACCAAGAGGGCGTTGATTTAAAGCGCCAGTCGTTCGATATTCAAGTGCTACCTAGTGTGGTTAAAGTGGCTGACACTAGTTATGTTCAATTCAGTATATTGCCATACCGTTGCCACCTTGTTGCATCGCCAGATTATTTGGCTCGCCACAACAAAATATCATCACCGCTTGATTTAAAAGAGCATCGAATTTTAACCAATCGATACAATGCCGACTTGTTAGCTCCACATCTTAATATTGCACTAAAATCCGATGATCTTTATGTGCTTTTGAACATGGCAACATCGGGCACAGGCATAGCATTTTTACCGAAAGTCAATACTAGAATATCGATAGAGCAGGGCGCTTTGGTGGAGGTGTTAACAGGGATGAATTACCCAGAGCAGCATTTAACGCTGATTTATCCTTCTTCGTCATACTTGCCACGAAAAGTGAAAGCGCTAATTGATATTTTCCGTGAGAAATACAGCTAA
- a CDS encoding sulfite exporter TauE/SafE family protein, translating into MEYNLITLLLINLVVFFGSLLQGLIGYGVGMFCAPLLFLISPTLVPAPLILISTVLTLMMMVRDKSHLQFDQVSWAMKGGFVGTVLAGLVLKIATKDQFELFFGLLILTAVLISLLGFKPKVNKRNNVIAGFTSGFMGTLTAVGGPPIALLYQHGAIKNIIANLTAFFLFLNFVAIITLASIGEITFETLKIVAIATPGVALGLYTSTKFQGIVKAHLAQRWILVLSAITAVIAIVRSFY; encoded by the coding sequence ATGGAATATAACCTAATAACCCTACTATTAATTAACCTTGTGGTATTCTTTGGCAGCTTACTGCAAGGACTGATAGGTTATGGTGTCGGTATGTTCTGTGCACCTTTACTGTTTTTAATCAGCCCAACACTCGTACCCGCACCGCTGATTTTAATTTCTACCGTACTCACCCTTATGATGATGGTAAGAGACAAAAGTCATTTACAGTTTGATCAAGTGTCTTGGGCAATGAAAGGTGGCTTTGTCGGCACAGTTCTGGCGGGGTTAGTATTGAAAATTGCCACGAAAGATCAGTTTGAATTGTTCTTTGGGCTGTTGATCTTAACAGCAGTGCTTATTTCACTGCTCGGCTTTAAACCTAAAGTTAATAAACGCAACAATGTTATTGCTGGCTTTACTTCAGGCTTTATGGGCACCCTAACCGCTGTGGGCGGCCCACCAATCGCCCTGCTTTACCAGCATGGCGCGATTAAAAATATTATCGCCAACTTAACAGCATTTTTCTTGTTTTTAAATTTCGTCGCGATTATTACGCTTGCCAGTATCGGTGAAATAACCTTTGAAACACTAAAAATCGTTGCTATTGCGACACCCGGTGTTGCACTAGGTTTATATACTTCCACTAAATTCCAAGGCATTGTCAAAGCGCATTTAGCGCAGCGCTGGATACTGGTGTTAAGCGCAATTACTGCCGTGATTGCAATTGTTAGGTCTTTTTATTAG
- a CDS encoding response regulator, with protein MRILVVDDMDSMRHVMIRMLKSIGYEQVEEAVNGIQALDLLKARQYDVIITDYHMPKLDGFGLLQRIRGNESLAHIPVLLVTCEDKRSEVELFIKAGVNGVMFKPFTANTLIKQLNWIKESLVTKQTASAG; from the coding sequence ATGCGAATATTAGTCGTTGATGATATGGACTCAATGCGTCATGTAATGATTCGTATGCTTAAAAGTATCGGTTATGAACAAGTCGAAGAAGCGGTTAACGGCATACAAGCGTTAGATTTACTCAAAGCTCGACAATATGATGTCATCATAACCGATTATCATATGCCCAAATTAGACGGTTTCGGATTACTTCAGCGTATACGAGGTAACGAGTCGCTAGCGCACATACCTGTACTTTTAGTGACTTGTGAAGATAAGCGCAGTGAGGTTGAGCTATTTATTAAAGCTGGTGTTAACGGCGTAATGTTTAAACCTTTCACCGCCAACACGTTAATCAAGCAGCTCAATTGGATCAAAGAGTCGCTGGTGACCAAGCAAACGGCGTCTGCTGGCTAA
- a CDS encoding alkene reductase — protein MQHSSLFSSVNLGPYSLRNRIVLPPLTRSRSSQPGDIPNQLMAKYYTQRAGAGFMVTEGTQIEPRGQGYAWTPGIYSEAQVAGWRLVTDAVHQAGGTIFAQLWHVGRVSHTSLQPNGDAPVAPSAIRADAVSVFIETAPGQGALAEPSQPRALSTSEVEELVGLYKQAAINAKAAGFDGVELHCANGYIVNQFISEHTNQRTDKYGGSLENRLRFLKEITQAVADVMGPDKVGVRFAPLFESTTEDRVYLGLVESDPQQTYIEAVKTVNSIGIAYVSLAEADWDGASGLPDAFYQGVRDNFDGLVMYAGKYTAKRAEQMLAKNLGDIFGFGRGFIANPDLPTRIANNWPLNPVDPTTMYGGTDIGYTDYPVFNENASSNKELDAQAV, from the coding sequence ATGCAGCATTCCTCATTATTTAGCTCTGTTAATTTAGGGCCATACTCATTACGCAACCGTATTGTACTGCCTCCATTAACCCGTTCTCGTAGCTCACAACCGGGTGATATTCCCAACCAGCTTATGGCGAAATATTACACTCAACGTGCTGGCGCCGGCTTTATGGTTACCGAAGGAACTCAGATTGAACCTCGTGGTCAAGGCTATGCTTGGACACCTGGTATTTATAGTGAAGCCCAAGTTGCTGGCTGGCGCTTAGTGACAGATGCCGTGCACCAAGCTGGCGGTACAATATTCGCGCAGCTTTGGCACGTTGGCCGTGTTTCGCATACATCGCTTCAGCCAAATGGTGATGCGCCTGTCGCACCGTCTGCAATTCGCGCAGATGCAGTAAGCGTTTTCATTGAAACTGCCCCAGGTCAAGGCGCATTAGCTGAGCCAAGCCAGCCAAGGGCATTATCGACCAGCGAAGTAGAAGAACTTGTTGGCCTGTACAAACAAGCAGCGATAAACGCGAAAGCGGCGGGTTTTGACGGTGTTGAGTTACATTGTGCCAATGGGTATATCGTCAACCAATTTATTTCTGAGCATACCAATCAGCGCACCGATAAATACGGTGGTAGTTTGGAGAATCGTTTGCGCTTTTTGAAAGAAATCACCCAAGCGGTTGCTGATGTTATGGGGCCAGACAAAGTTGGTGTTCGCTTTGCGCCACTGTTTGAAAGTACCACTGAAGATAGGGTGTACCTGGGGTTAGTCGAAAGTGACCCTCAACAGACTTATATCGAAGCGGTGAAAACAGTTAACAGCATTGGTATTGCTTATGTATCACTCGCCGAGGCTGACTGGGATGGGGCTTCAGGTTTACCAGACGCTTTTTACCAAGGTGTTCGAGATAACTTTGATGGCTTGGTGATGTATGCTGGCAAATACACCGCAAAACGAGCGGAGCAAATGTTAGCGAAAAATCTGGGTGATATTTTTGGCTTTGGTCGAGGTTTTATTGCTAACCCCGATTTACCGACACGCATCGCCAATAATTGGCCATTAAACCCTGTTGACCCAACAACGATGTACGGTGGTACCGATATCGGTTATACCGATTACCCTGTTTTTAATGAGAATGCGAGTAGCAACAAAGAGCTTGATGCACAAGCCGTTTAA